The Candidatus Obscuribacter sp. DNA segment GGTAGCAGTAGAGCTGGCACTGCAAAACAAACTACTGGTGATAACTGGTGGACCCGGTGTTGGTAAGACCACACTGGTCAATAGTATCTTGCGTATAATCGGCGCCAAACAAGCCGATATCTTGCTTTGTGCTCCCACTGGTCGCGCTGCCAAAAGACTCTCAGAGTCTACCGGTATGACAGCAAAGACTATACACCGGCTGCTTGAGTTTGATCCCAAATTTGGTGGCTTTAAACGCGACCAAAATAATCAGCTCGAGGCAGATCTAGTAGTCGTAGATGAAGCATCGATGATAGATCTGGTCTTGATGCATCAACTGCTCAGGGCCATACCAGATAAAGCGGCGCTGCTACTGGTGGGAGACGTCGACCAGTTACCATCGGTGGGACCAGGTGCAGTGCTATCCGATATTATCAACTCAGCGGCTGTACCTGTAGTCAGGTTGACAGAGATCTTTAGACAGGCTGCCACCTCCAAGATTATTGTCAATGCACACCGCGTCAATCAAGGCGAGCCGCCCTTGCCTGCTACCAAACAAGAGGAGCTGGAAGACTTTTATTTTATCTCTGCTCAAAACCCAGAAGATATCGCTGATAAATTGTTGCAAGTAGTCTGTGAGCGCATCCCCCAGCGATTTAACCTCGACCCTATTCGTGATGTGCAAGTGCTCACACCTATGCACCGCGGCAATCTGGGCAGCCGGTCGCTCAATATTGAGCTACAAAAACGGCTCAACAAAGCCGGTGGTGCACAGGTTACTAAATTTGGCTGGAGTTATGGTGCCACCGACAAAGTCTTGCAAGTGGTCAACAATTACGACAAAGAAGTCTTTAACGGAGATATAGGCACCATAACTAGTATCGACACAGAAGAGTCAGAGCTGGTTATAAACTTTGATGGTCGCGAAGTAAAATATGACTTTAATGAGCTAGATGAGATCACGCTTGCTTATGCTGCCTCTATTCACAAGTCTCAGGGCTCCGAGTACCCGGCAGTGGTGATACCACTATCGATGCAGCACTTTATGATGCTAGAACGCAATTTGCTCTACACCGGTATTACTCGCGGTAAAAAGCTCGTAGTTTTAATTGGTCAGCCTAAGGCTCTTGCTCTGGCTGTAAAAAACAAAAGGTCGGCCAGTCGAGTGACAGCACTGAGCTATCGTGTAAAGACTAGCTTTGGCAAAAATTGAGAACCGGGAGAATCTGGATTGTGGTAGCGAGAGATCAGTGAAAGGCTAGCTTTGGCAATAAGAGATCAGGGAAAGGCTAGATCGGGGAAACGGTAGATCAGGGAAAGGCTAGATCAGGGTAAAACCTATTAACCCAGAATGGTCCATTTATTAAGGTGGTTGTATGGGGAATGGCGGTGGCAAAATGGATAAATTGAAGGCTCAGTTTATGGCTCAATCTAGGGCGCAGTTTATTGCTCAATCTAAGGCTATCCTTAGTTTGTCGTTGCTGATTAGTACGGCAATTTGCCCCTGTACTGTTAGCTTTGCTAGCTCCGGGGGGTCTGCTATGTCCGAGTTTGCTAGCGCTGCCGATAAGCGCGCTGCCACCTCTATGGGTGAGAGTATTGCCGCCAGTAACTTGATCACAATAGGTCAAATGGACGAGCATTTTGCCCTCAAAGTCACAGAAGTGCTCAAGGGCGACAAAACTCAAGTTGGCAAAACCCTCAGTATAGGTCCGCGCCGCAGCTGCGATGCCTATCCGACAAAGGGTAATCCAGTGGCGGTGTTTTGGGGCAAAGATGGTGCGACTACTAGCATTGTGGATACATTATCTGGTGACCAAAACCTTGCTGCATTGCGCTGCCTCGTCAAAGTCTATGCGATAGGAGACGAGCATGCTCGCTTTACCAAATTAAGCGGATTGTTTGTCGACCCATCTAACGGCTGTCCTGAGGCAAAGCATCTGGACCTTGCCAGTATTTTTAAGAGAGAATTTTATGGCGCTTTGCCCACCATGCGCGATCCCAAAACTTTTGAGATAGTCAAAAATCTCTATCCTAAGGTCGCACCTGACGAGCAGCTCAAGCTCTTAACCTGGATGGCTGATACAAGGGATGCGCGCGCGGTACCTTTACTCCTCGATGCTCTGCAATCAAAAGACAAGTTTATTAAGAGCGAAGCGCAAAAATAAGCTGAGCTACAGCTGGAGCAAACGTCCTGAGGTCAAAGCTGCTTTGCAAAAGCTTCATGCTGCTGGTGCTGCTTCCGGTTCTTCAACCGGTTCTTCAACCGGTTCTGCAACCAGTTCTTCTAATAGTTCTGCCGCCAGCACTCAGACTGCTTTTCAAAAGGCCGAGACCTTTAGTAAGGCGGGGCAAACTGCTGCCGCGCGGGAGCAATATTTTGCCGCACTGGAGCATGCAAATGCCGGGGAGTCTAAAGATGTGACAGCTTACACTCAGCGTGCAGCAGCGCAAAAGCTTTTGGTAGCAGCCTCAGCTCAGGACAAAAAACGAATTTGGCAGGCTATAGCACCCCAAATTTATAAAGATGCTAAATCAGGTAATTATCTGGAGTCTGCAGAGTCTGCTGAGATCATGCTCAAATTGCGCGACCCTGCTTGTCTGGAC contains these protein-coding regions:
- a CDS encoding ATP-dependent RecD-like DNA helicase, translating into MKPGQQPKPPSSLPPGETLSGAVERVTFHSEDSGFCVLKVKVRGQKDLVTVTGSAASISPGEFVECHGNWLNDKNYGLQFKSFKLSVVQPSTLEGMEKYLGSGMIKGVGPHFAKTLIKAFGDQVFEVIENNPERLTSLPGIGTKRKNQVVESWKEQKAIREIMVFLQSYGVGTSRAVRIYKTYGNDAIALVSANPYRLALDIHGIGFKTADTIALNLGIPRDSLIRAQAGVRHTLQEMSGEGHCACERDNLITAASELLEIPETLAGTALDAEVLAGNLICEQIEGRNLFYLTAMQRAEISASESLYRLSCGLAPWAAVEIDKAIPWVEEQAKITLSESQKVAVELALQNKLLVITGGPGVGKTTLVNSILRIIGAKQADILLCAPTGRAAKRLSESTGMTAKTIHRLLEFDPKFGGFKRDQNNQLEADLVVVDEASMIDLVLMHQLLRAIPDKAALLLVGDVDQLPSVGPGAVLSDIINSAAVPVVRLTEIFRQAATSKIIVNAHRVNQGEPPLPATKQEELEDFYFISAQNPEDIADKLLQVVCERIPQRFNLDPIRDVQVLTPMHRGNLGSRSLNIELQKRLNKAGGAQVTKFGWSYGATDKVLQVVNNYDKEVFNGDIGTITSIDTEESELVINFDGREVKYDFNELDEITLAYAASIHKSQGSEYPAVVIPLSMQHFMMLERNLLYTGITRGKKLVVLIGQPKALALAVKNKRSASRVTALSYRVKTSFGKN